The Candidatus Eisenbacteria bacterium genome has a segment encoding these proteins:
- a CDS encoding VacB/RNase II family 3'-5' exoribonuclease yields MLRQGTRVFLERDDLNQALPGDLVELEAVAHRRGQDAARVRRIVERRTRPLLGQVVRRRGGLEFRPYRADTADAMVFEDPAGLSPGDQLSVVRMPPVRRGDPARARVVERLGRADEPRWDSLMVALDAGLPLEFPPDALEQAERAAVPPRGVPRGRTDLREPLTVTIDPPDAKDHDDALSLVAHGSSWELGVHIADVASYVRPGTALDEEALRRGNSTYLPDMVLPMLPEALSSNVCSLKPGVNRLALSVLVRVDGQGRPQRHRIVASVIRSDHRLSYEQAERILQGDEPAPEDLRRLLEGLSKVTSLLKAARLAQGSLDLDLPETRVTLDPSGAPLELHRHRQRGSHQLVEECMILANRTVGLEAAERNFRFLYRIHEEPLEARLAEFAQLAEALGLHLPDRRRRGEDWVRHVNLRQSSEVKRKLIQTLLLRSLSKARYSPDDVGHYGLAVSRYAHFTSPIRRYPDLANHRQVHRWIAGEPSDDSEDYAAMGDQCTETEIRSMNAEREAVTVKCVRFMEPRVGEDFPAVVTGMIRSGFFVELVDFPVEGMVRFAGLHEDHFVWEPERALVRGRRTGAVVRLGDELTVRLVRADLEARQLEFAPAEPLAAPAGRGARGRRPRPQ; encoded by the coding sequence GTGCTCCGGCAGGGCACCCGCGTATTCCTGGAGCGGGACGACCTGAACCAGGCGCTCCCCGGCGACCTGGTGGAGCTGGAGGCCGTGGCCCACCGCCGCGGCCAGGACGCCGCACGGGTGCGCCGCATCGTGGAGCGCCGCACCCGCCCGCTGCTGGGCCAGGTGGTGCGCCGCCGCGGCGGGCTGGAGTTCCGTCCCTACCGCGCGGACACCGCCGATGCGATGGTCTTCGAGGACCCCGCCGGGCTGTCCCCGGGCGACCAGCTCTCCGTGGTGCGCATGCCGCCGGTGCGCCGCGGCGATCCCGCGCGCGCCCGCGTGGTGGAGCGCCTCGGCCGCGCCGACGAGCCCCGCTGGGACAGTCTCATGGTCGCACTGGACGCCGGGCTGCCCCTGGAGTTCCCGCCCGACGCGCTGGAGCAGGCGGAGCGCGCCGCGGTCCCCCCCCGGGGCGTGCCGAGGGGGCGCACCGACCTGCGCGAGCCGCTGACGGTCACCATCGACCCGCCCGACGCCAAGGACCACGACGACGCACTGTCCCTGGTGGCCCACGGGAGCTCGTGGGAGCTGGGGGTGCACATCGCCGACGTGGCCAGCTACGTGCGCCCGGGCACCGCGCTGGACGAGGAGGCGCTGCGCCGCGGCAACAGCACCTACCTGCCGGACATGGTGCTGCCGATGCTGCCGGAGGCGTTGTCCTCCAACGTGTGCAGCCTCAAGCCGGGCGTGAACCGCCTGGCCCTGAGCGTGCTCGTGCGCGTGGACGGCCAGGGCCGGCCCCAGCGGCATCGCATCGTGGCCAGCGTGATCCGCAGCGACCACCGGCTCTCCTACGAACAGGCGGAGCGCATCCTCCAGGGGGACGAGCCCGCCCCGGAAGATCTGCGCCGACTCCTCGAAGGACTGTCGAAGGTCACCTCGCTGCTGAAGGCCGCGCGGCTGGCCCAGGGCTCACTGGACCTGGACCTGCCCGAGACCCGGGTCACCCTCGATCCGTCCGGCGCGCCCCTCGAGCTGCACCGCCACCGCCAGCGCGGCTCGCACCAGCTGGTGGAGGAGTGCATGATCCTGGCGAACCGCACCGTGGGCCTGGAAGCCGCGGAGCGGAACTTCCGTTTCCTGTACCGGATCCACGAGGAACCGCTCGAGGCCCGCCTGGCCGAGTTCGCGCAACTCGCCGAGGCGCTCGGGCTGCACCTGCCCGACCGCCGGCGGCGGGGCGAGGACTGGGTGCGCCACGTGAACCTGCGGCAGTCCTCCGAGGTGAAGCGGAAGCTGATCCAGACGCTGCTGCTGCGCTCCCTGTCGAAGGCGCGCTATTCGCCGGACGACGTGGGGCACTACGGCCTGGCGGTGAGCCGCTACGCGCACTTCACCTCGCCCATCCGCCGCTACCCCGACCTGGCCAACCACCGCCAGGTGCATCGCTGGATCGCCGGCGAGCCCTCCGACGACTCCGAGGACTACGCGGCCATGGGCGATCAGTGCACCGAGACCGAGATCCGCTCCATGAACGCGGAACGGGAGGCGGTGACGGTGAAGTGCGTGCGCTTCATGGAGCCGCGGGTGGGGGAGGATTTCCCCGCCGTGGTGACCGGGATGATCCGCAGCGGCTTCTTCGTGGAGCTGGTGGATTTCCCGGTGGAAGGCATGGTACGGTTTGCCGGCCTGCACGAGGACCACTTCGTCTGGGAACCGGAGCGGGCCCTGGTGCGCGGCCGGCGCACCGGGGCCGTGGTGCGGCTCGGTGACGAGCTCACGGTGCGCCTGGTGCGCGCCGATCTTGAAGCGCGGCAGCTCGAGTTCGCGCCCGCCGAGCCGCTGGCGGCCCCGGCGGGGCGCGGCGCGCGCGGCCGGCGTCCCCGCCCCCAGTAG
- a CDS encoding BMC domain-containing protein, with the protein MSAPDRAAPALGALETTSVARGHHAADEMVKAAHVRLLRAEPISPGRYWAVVSGSVADVDAALRMGLAAAGETLVDSLFIPNLHPGVLPAIAGTAPRPPRQALGIVETASAASGVRAADKALKTAPVTLHELRLANGLGGKAYFTFTGTVSDVNAAAEAAEREAARSQQFVAAQVLPRPHKDFLAEAIGS; encoded by the coding sequence ATGAGCGCGCCCGACCGTGCGGCGCCCGCGCTCGGCGCGCTGGAGACCACCAGCGTCGCCCGCGGCCATCACGCCGCCGACGAGATGGTGAAGGCGGCGCACGTGCGCCTGCTGCGCGCGGAGCCCATCAGCCCCGGCCGCTACTGGGCCGTGGTCTCCGGCAGCGTGGCCGACGTGGACGCCGCCCTGCGCATGGGCCTGGCCGCCGCGGGGGAGACGCTGGTGGACTCGCTGTTCATCCCCAACCTGCACCCGGGCGTGCTGCCCGCGATCGCCGGGACGGCCCCGCGGCCGCCGCGGCAGGCGCTGGGGATCGTCGAAACCGCCTCGGCGGCCTCCGGCGTGCGCGCCGCGGACAAGGCGCTGAAGACCGCCCCGGTGACGCTCCATGAGCTGCGGCTGGCCAACGGCCTGGGCGGCAAGGCATACTTCACGTTCACCGGAACGGTGAGCGATGTGAATGCGGCGGCCGAGGCCGCGGAGCGCGAGGCGGCCCGCTCGCAGCAGTTCGTCGCGGCACAGGTGCTGCCGCGGCCGCACAAGGACTTCCTGGCGGAGGCGATCGGATCGTGA
- a CDS encoding sugar phosphate isomerase/epimerase: protein MRLSLSTVRRSDWPAAVRAGLPHSRAFELACPDPALPASPADLRNLARLKSTHGLSYSLHAPFRRLDVAAADRALRRESCRLYHAALEVAATLGAELVVMHPALVGTLAWQALPEGERRALRSRELESFHHFAERAGRLRVRIGLENMPGFRAARDTRWLRAVHDAVDSPWLGYTVDVGHAHSSGIPAALLVRELGPRVWHVHVHDNSGQGDEHRAVGEGSVDWVSLVRALAETGFAGLVTDEALGLDAQLRGRRRLGRILAGLPRPLGQIPSPAEKRAE from the coding sequence GTGAGGCTCTCGCTCTCCACCGTGCGGCGCTCCGACTGGCCCGCCGCCGTGCGGGCCGGCCTGCCGCACTCCCGCGCGTTCGAGCTGGCCTGCCCGGACCCCGCGCTGCCGGCGAGCCCGGCGGATCTGCGGAACCTGGCCCGCCTCAAGTCCACCCACGGGCTCAGCTACTCGCTGCACGCGCCGTTCCGCCGCCTGGACGTGGCGGCCGCGGACCGCGCGCTGCGCCGGGAGAGCTGCCGGCTGTACCACGCCGCGCTGGAGGTGGCCGCGACGCTGGGAGCGGAGCTGGTGGTGATGCACCCGGCCCTGGTGGGCACACTCGCGTGGCAGGCGCTGCCGGAGGGGGAGCGGCGGGCCCTGCGTTCCCGGGAGCTGGAGAGCTTCCACCACTTCGCCGAGCGCGCGGGGCGGCTGCGCGTGCGCATCGGCCTGGAGAACATGCCGGGGTTCCGGGCCGCCCGCGACACCCGATGGCTGAGGGCGGTGCACGACGCCGTGGACTCCCCGTGGCTGGGTTACACCGTGGACGTCGGCCATGCGCACAGCAGCGGCATCCCGGCCGCGTTGCTGGTGCGCGAACTGGGCCCGCGCGTGTGGCACGTGCACGTCCACGACAACTCCGGCCAGGGCGATGAGCACCGCGCCGTGGGCGAGGGGTCGGTGGACTGGGTGAGCCTGGTGCGGGCCCTGGCGGAGACCGGATTTGCCGGCCTGGTGACCGATGAGGCCCTGGGACTCGACGCGCAGTTGCGCGGCCGCCGCCGGCTCGGCCGGATCCTCGCGGGCCTCCCCAGGCCCCTGGGGCAAATTCCCTCGCCGGCGGAGAAACGCGCCGAATAG
- a CDS encoding integration host factor subunit beta — MTKADLVEEIGRKVSIPKSQIAQIVDDLLEVVSKALSDGKHIEIRGFGTFKVREKKARRARNPRSGEEVMVPAKVVPVFKPSHDLKNLVLGNSTGS, encoded by the coding sequence ATGACCAAAGCGGACCTGGTCGAAGAGATCGGCAGGAAAGTCAGCATCCCGAAGAGCCAGATTGCCCAGATCGTGGATGACCTTCTCGAAGTCGTGAGCAAGGCCCTCAGCGACGGCAAGCACATCGAAATCCGCGGCTTCGGCACCTTCAAGGTGCGCGAGAAGAAGGCCCGCCGCGCGCGCAACCCCCGGAGCGGCGAGGAAGTCATGGTGCCGGCCAAGGTGGTGCCCGTCTTCAAGCCTTCGCACGACCTGAAGAACCTGGTCCTCGGAAACTCGACCGGTTCGTAG
- the sppA gene encoding signal peptide peptidase SppA yields MSGTAGRGKNYLAGCMLFVAGTFAVITVVALAAGWMLRPDAHNMPSFTRRVALVEITGVIRDTRDLVEELNRYNDDSSIRAVVLRIDSPGGSVAPSQEVYEAVLRLRDNDKPVVVSMGEVCASGGYYIACAGDTVFANPGTVTGSIGVIMDFPTAAELMRKVGVKWEIVKSGPVKDVGSSWRDLSPEGRKSLQSLVDDAYEQFVEAVADGRGMDEAKVRAIADGRPMTGRQALGAGLVDHLGDLQAAIDCAAVMARISGRPTLVTHEDRPNPLFDLLRRFLEPDRQGSSRLLMEQPPPARLEYRLF; encoded by the coding sequence GTGAGCGGGACGGCCGGACGCGGAAAGAACTACCTGGCGGGGTGCATGCTGTTCGTGGCGGGCACCTTCGCGGTGATCACCGTGGTGGCCCTGGCCGCCGGCTGGATGCTGCGGCCCGACGCGCACAACATGCCGTCCTTCACCCGGCGCGTGGCGCTGGTGGAGATCACCGGGGTGATCCGGGACACGCGCGACCTGGTGGAGGAGCTGAACCGCTACAACGACGACAGCTCCATCCGGGCCGTGGTGCTGCGCATCGACAGCCCCGGCGGGTCGGTGGCGCCCTCCCAGGAGGTGTACGAGGCGGTCCTGCGCCTGCGCGACAACGACAAGCCGGTGGTGGTCTCCATGGGCGAGGTGTGCGCCTCCGGCGGCTACTACATCGCCTGCGCCGGGGACACCGTCTTCGCCAACCCGGGCACGGTGACCGGCAGCATCGGGGTGATCATGGACTTTCCGACCGCCGCCGAGCTGATGCGCAAGGTGGGCGTGAAATGGGAGATCGTGAAGAGCGGCCCGGTCAAGGACGTGGGCAGCAGCTGGCGCGACCTGAGCCCCGAGGGGCGCAAGTCGCTGCAGTCGCTGGTGGACGACGCCTACGAGCAGTTCGTGGAGGCGGTCGCCGACGGGCGGGGCATGGACGAGGCGAAGGTGCGGGCCATCGCCGACGGCCGGCCCATGACCGGGCGCCAGGCCCTGGGCGCCGGGCTGGTGGATCACCTCGGGGATCTCCAGGCGGCGATCGACTGCGCGGCCGTCATGGCCCGCATCTCCGGCAGGCCCACGCTCGTGACCCACGAGGACCGTCCCAACCCGCTGTTCGACCTGCTCCGTCGCTTCCTGGAGCCCGACCGGCAGGGGAGTTCGCGACTGCTCATGGAACAGCCGCCTCCCGCCCGACTCGAGTACCGGCTTTTCTGA
- a CDS encoding EutN/CcmL family microcompartment protein produces the protein MILGEVIGTVVSTRKEERLQTLKLLLVREVGLDLKPTGGVVVAVDAVQAGTGEIVLCASGSSARLTDVTRDKPVDCVIMAIVDSFEVGGQTRFAKSTSRA, from the coding sequence ATGATCCTGGGCGAGGTCATCGGCACCGTGGTCTCCACCCGCAAGGAGGAGCGGCTGCAGACGCTCAAGCTGCTCCTGGTGCGGGAGGTGGGGCTGGACCTCAAGCCGACCGGCGGGGTGGTGGTGGCGGTGGACGCGGTGCAGGCCGGCACGGGCGAGATCGTGCTGTGCGCCTCGGGCAGTTCCGCCCGCCTGACGGACGTCACCCGCGACAAGCCGGTGGACTGCGTCATCATGGCCATCGTGGATTCCTTCGAGGTCGGGGGACAGACCCGCTTCGCCAAGAGCACGTCCCGGGCGTAG
- a CDS encoding BMC domain-containing protein — protein MAAQALGMIETRTFVGLVDATDAMVKTANVRLAQYEIIGGGFVTTCVRGDVGAVRAAVSAGSAAAQKIGDLVAAHVIPAPHAQLEGTILKS, from the coding sequence TTGGCCGCACAGGCGCTGGGAATGATTGAGACCCGCACGTTCGTGGGGCTGGTGGATGCCACCGACGCGATGGTCAAGACCGCCAACGTCCGGCTCGCCCAGTACGAGATCATCGGCGGCGGTTTCGTCACCACCTGCGTCCGGGGAGACGTGGGGGCGGTCCGCGCGGCGGTTTCCGCGGGCAGCGCCGCAGCCCAGAAGATCGGCGACCTGGTCGCCGCGCATGTGATCCCCGCGCCGCACGCGCAACTCGAGGGCACGATCCTCAAGAGTTGA
- the eutM gene encoding ethanolamine utilization microcompartment protein EutM, with amino-acid sequence MQEDALGMIETRGFVAMVEASDAMVKAARVKLVGYEKIGGGYVTALVRGDVAAVRAATEAGGAAAAKVGELVSVHVIPRPHTQLEDALPIGKAGADTGKK; translated from the coding sequence ATGCAGGAAGACGCCCTGGGAATGATCGAGACCCGTGGCTTCGTCGCCATGGTGGAGGCCTCGGACGCCATGGTGAAGGCGGCCCGGGTCAAGCTGGTGGGCTACGAGAAGATCGGTGGCGGCTACGTGACGGCGCTGGTGCGAGGCGACGTGGCCGCGGTGCGCGCGGCCACCGAGGCTGGCGGCGCGGCGGCCGCCAAGGTGGGCGAGCTGGTCAGCGTCCATGTCATCCCGCGCCCGCACACGCAGCTGGAAGACGCGCTTCCCATCGGCAAGGCCGGCGCCGACACCGGGAAGAAGTAG
- a CDS encoding ABC transporter ATP-binding protein translates to MTPTPLLEVRDLHKHYPVRSGVFGRVSGHVRAVDGVSFDVLRGETLGLVGESGCGKTTTGRLILRLLPATSGSVRFDGTDVLGLGRAELRALRRRMQIVFQDPYGSLNPRLTVGSMIHEALSIHRLASGQAARDRVAELLELVGLSPDHARRYPHEFSGGQRQRIGIARALAVGPDFLVCDEPVSALDVSIQAQVLNLFQDLRRRLRLTTLFVAHDLAVVRHVSDRVAVMYLGRIVELAPAADIYARPLHPYTRALLASIPSPDPAHRRPPAAVLGDPPSPAAPPPGCPFHTRCPVAVERCRTDVPRLAEIRPGHLASCLLLGPGGTGAP, encoded by the coding sequence ATGACCCCCACCCCGCTGCTCGAAGTGCGCGACCTGCACAAGCACTACCCGGTGCGCAGCGGCGTGTTTGGCCGCGTGTCCGGCCACGTCCGCGCCGTGGACGGCGTTAGCTTCGACGTGCTCCGCGGGGAGACCCTGGGCCTGGTGGGGGAGTCCGGGTGCGGCAAGACCACCACCGGGCGGCTGATCCTGAGGCTGTTGCCCGCGACTTCGGGGAGCGTGCGCTTCGACGGCACCGACGTCCTGGGGCTGGGGCGAGCGGAACTGCGCGCGCTGCGCCGGCGCATGCAAATCGTGTTCCAGGATCCGTACGGCTCGCTCAACCCCCGGCTCACGGTCGGCTCGATGATCCACGAGGCACTTTCGATCCACCGCCTGGCGTCGGGGCAGGCCGCGCGCGATCGCGTGGCGGAGCTCCTGGAACTGGTGGGCCTCTCGCCCGACCACGCCCGGCGCTATCCGCACGAGTTCTCGGGCGGGCAGCGCCAGCGCATCGGCATCGCCCGGGCGCTGGCCGTGGGCCCCGACTTCCTGGTGTGCGATGAGCCCGTCTCGGCGCTGGACGTGAGCATCCAGGCGCAGGTGTTGAACCTGTTCCAGGACCTGCGCCGCCGCCTCCGGCTGACCACGCTGTTCGTGGCGCACGACCTGGCGGTGGTCCGCCACGTGAGCGACCGCGTGGCGGTGATGTACCTGGGCCGCATCGTGGAGCTGGCCCCGGCCGCCGACATCTATGCGCGGCCGCTGCACCCGTACACCCGGGCGCTGCTGGCTTCCATCCCCAGCCCCGACCCCGCGCACCGCAGGCCGCCCGCCGCGGTGCTGGGCGACCCGCCCAGCCCGGCGGCGCCGCCGCCCGGATGCCCGTTCCACACCCGCTGCCCGGTGGCCGTGGAGCGCTGCCGGACGGACGTGCCCCGGCTGGCCGAGATCCGTCCCGGGCACCTGGCCAGCTGCCTGCTCCTGGGACCGGGCGGAACCGGAGCCCCGTGA
- a CDS encoding EutN/CcmL family microcompartment protein, which yields MNLATVIGTVVATTKVPSLVGQRLLLIEPCDEKGKSVGRALVAVDLVSAAPGQRCFFVKSREAAHALPGKEHAVDAAVVGLVDEVRRAP from the coding sequence GTGAACCTGGCGACGGTGATCGGGACCGTGGTGGCCACCACCAAGGTGCCCTCCCTGGTGGGGCAGCGGCTGCTGCTGATCGAGCCGTGTGACGAGAAGGGCAAGTCCGTGGGGCGCGCCCTGGTGGCGGTGGACCTGGTGAGCGCGGCTCCCGGCCAGCGGTGCTTCTTCGTGAAGAGCCGCGAGGCCGCCCACGCGCTGCCGGGCAAGGAGCACGCCGTGGACGCCGCCGTCGTGGGGCTGGTGGATGAAGTGCGGAGGGCGCCGTGA
- a CDS encoding aldehyde dehydrogenase EutE, whose amino-acid sequence MDATRIQQLVQEVMTRLEQPEPGAAAQVPRGTVRLEGRAAFSDLDAAVAASAAAGPAMRALGLQWRRKAIGAVREASRQAWRMLAEMAVEETGFGRVSDKITKNSIVTELTPGPEDVEPAVYSGDHGLTLIERAPFGVIGSITPSTNPSETVINNSISMLSGGNTVVFAPHPAAEKVSLKAIEIVDRAVVEAGGPPNTVVGLSQGSLQKTEALMRHPGIRLLVVTGGPGVVKAAMNSGKRAVCAGPGNPPVVVDATANIERAGRDIVAGASIDNNIICTAEKECFVVASVADQLKAAMVQAGAFELKPYLLSKLESLIFERTRGPRKHADMNRKFIGKDANVFLRALGLEPEKDHRLVMVEVPADHPLVWSEQLMPVFPVVRLPDVDACIRMAVEAEHGFRHTACMHSRDVEKLSDMARAVDCSIFVKNGPNFAGLGFGGEGPTSFTISTPTGEGLTTARTFTRIRRCTLVDSFRIV is encoded by the coding sequence ATGGACGCCACGCGGATCCAGCAGCTGGTCCAGGAGGTGATGACGCGCCTCGAGCAGCCCGAGCCGGGGGCCGCAGCCCAGGTTCCGCGGGGCACGGTGCGCCTCGAGGGCCGCGCCGCCTTCTCGGACCTGGACGCGGCGGTGGCGGCGTCGGCGGCCGCCGGGCCGGCCATGCGGGCGCTGGGCCTGCAGTGGCGGCGCAAGGCCATCGGCGCGGTGCGCGAGGCTTCGCGCCAGGCCTGGCGGATGCTCGCGGAGATGGCCGTCGAAGAGACCGGCTTCGGGCGGGTCAGCGACAAGATCACCAAGAACTCCATCGTCACCGAACTGACACCCGGGCCGGAGGACGTGGAGCCCGCCGTCTACAGCGGTGACCACGGCCTCACCCTGATCGAGCGCGCACCCTTCGGAGTCATCGGCTCCATCACGCCCTCCACCAACCCCTCCGAGACGGTCATCAACAACAGCATCAGCATGCTCTCGGGGGGCAACACGGTGGTGTTCGCCCCGCATCCCGCCGCCGAAAAGGTGAGCCTCAAGGCCATCGAGATCGTGGACCGCGCGGTGGTGGAGGCCGGCGGCCCGCCCAACACGGTGGTGGGCCTGAGCCAGGGCAGCCTGCAGAAGACCGAGGCGCTGATGCGCCACCCGGGCATCCGGTTGCTGGTGGTGACCGGCGGGCCGGGAGTGGTGAAGGCGGCCATGAACTCGGGCAAGCGCGCGGTGTGCGCCGGGCCGGGCAACCCGCCGGTGGTGGTGGACGCCACCGCGAACATCGAGCGGGCCGGACGCGACATCGTGGCGGGCGCCTCCATCGACAACAACATCATCTGCACCGCCGAGAAGGAGTGCTTCGTGGTGGCCTCCGTGGCGGACCAACTGAAGGCCGCCATGGTGCAGGCGGGCGCCTTCGAGCTGAAGCCCTACCTGCTCTCGAAACTGGAGTCGCTGATCTTCGAGCGCACCCGCGGGCCGCGCAAGCACGCCGACATGAACCGCAAGTTCATCGGCAAGGACGCCAACGTGTTCCTGCGCGCCCTGGGCCTCGAGCCGGAAAAGGACCACCGGCTGGTGATGGTGGAGGTGCCGGCGGACCATCCGCTGGTGTGGAGCGAGCAGTTGATGCCGGTGTTCCCGGTGGTGCGTCTGCCGGACGTGGACGCCTGCATCCGCATGGCCGTGGAGGCCGAGCACGGCTTCCGCCACACCGCCTGCATGCACTCGCGCGACGTGGAGAAGCTCTCGGACATGGCCCGCGCGGTGGACTGTTCCATCTTCGTGAAGAACGGCCCCAACTTCGCGGGCCTGGGCTTCGGCGGGGAGGGCCCGACCAGCTTCACCATCTCCACGCCCACCGGCGAGGGGCTCACCACCGCGCGCACGTTCACCCGGATCCGCCGCTGCACGCTGGTGGATTCCTTCCGGATCGTATGA
- a CDS encoding heavy metal translocating P-type ATPase — protein MILAPALCALFTVAGMLAHLPALHLADWVGNVLYGIACVAGGAQGVVETLASLRRRVFDVNFLMLLAAAGAASINRLQEGAMLLMLFSLSNTLQFFALERTRNAIRALMRLRPEVACVVRDGREESVPAGELAPGDRVRVRPGERLAADGTVAEGTTCVDESAMTGESVPVPKGPGDPVYAGTINGPGSLEFSVTTAAGHTRLARIIELVEHAQAEKAPTQRFIDRFGQYYAGAVLAAVAVTLLGLPLVFRHHFHDAYYRAMVTLVVASPCALVISTPATILSGIAAAARRGILFKGGGSLEAVGKLRVIALDKTGTLTSGHMCLTEAVPAPGRTREELLELASAAEKRSEHPVAHAVLEALGHQPAEATEVLAHAGRGVEARVHGRRVLVGTQRFMDSECMLFPQELVSLKERLEADGHTTVLVADERPLGVLAMADEPREKSAQAIGDLRGMGVKHVVMLTGDHRVVGEAIGRRLGVDEVMSELLPEDKVNAVRELRRRHGLVGMVGDGVNDAPALAAADVGIAMGGRGTDVALETADVVLMSDRIERLPELVDLGRRAGRVVRQNVLISVGVMAGLVGLNFLGWMTLPLGVVGHEGSTLLVVLNGLRLLRAGGPERRPGGSEVPAHAAGGHA, from the coding sequence GTGATCCTGGCCCCGGCGCTGTGCGCCCTGTTCACCGTGGCGGGCATGCTGGCGCACCTGCCCGCGCTGCACCTGGCCGACTGGGTGGGCAACGTCCTCTACGGCATCGCCTGCGTCGCCGGCGGAGCCCAGGGCGTGGTGGAGACGCTGGCCTCGCTGCGCCGGCGCGTCTTCGACGTGAACTTCCTGATGCTGCTGGCGGCCGCGGGCGCGGCGAGCATCAACCGGCTCCAGGAAGGGGCGATGCTGCTGATGCTGTTCTCGCTCTCCAACACGCTTCAGTTCTTCGCCCTCGAACGCACCCGCAACGCCATCCGCGCCCTGATGCGCCTGCGGCCCGAGGTGGCCTGCGTGGTCCGCGACGGCCGGGAGGAGTCCGTCCCGGCGGGCGAGCTGGCCCCCGGCGACCGCGTCCGGGTGCGGCCCGGTGAGCGCCTCGCCGCCGACGGCACGGTGGCGGAGGGAACCACCTGCGTGGACGAGTCCGCCATGACCGGCGAATCCGTGCCGGTGCCCAAGGGCCCGGGCGATCCGGTCTACGCGGGCACCATCAACGGCCCGGGCTCCCTGGAGTTCTCCGTGACCACCGCCGCGGGCCACACCCGGCTGGCCCGCATCATCGAGCTGGTGGAGCACGCGCAGGCGGAGAAGGCGCCCACGCAGCGCTTCATCGACCGCTTCGGGCAGTACTACGCCGGCGCGGTCCTGGCGGCGGTGGCGGTCACGCTGCTGGGGCTGCCGCTGGTCTTCCGGCACCATTTCCATGACGCGTACTACCGGGCCATGGTGACCCTGGTGGTGGCCTCGCCCTGCGCGCTGGTCATCTCCACGCCCGCCACCATCCTCTCGGGCATCGCCGCGGCAGCCCGCAGGGGCATCCTGTTCAAGGGCGGGGGCAGCCTCGAAGCGGTGGGCAAGCTCCGGGTAATCGCCCTCGACAAGACCGGCACGCTCACCTCCGGCCACATGTGCCTCACCGAGGCGGTGCCCGCGCCGGGACGCACCCGCGAGGAGCTCCTGGAGCTCGCCTCGGCGGCGGAGAAGCGCTCCGAGCACCCCGTGGCGCACGCGGTGCTGGAGGCGCTGGGCCACCAGCCCGCTGAGGCCACGGAGGTCCTGGCCCACGCCGGCCGGGGCGTGGAAGCCCGGGTGCACGGCCGTCGCGTGCTCGTGGGCACACAGCGGTTCATGGACAGCGAGTGCATGCTCTTCCCCCAGGAGCTGGTCTCGCTCAAGGAGCGCCTGGAGGCGGACGGCCACACCACGGTGCTGGTGGCTGACGAGCGGCCGCTGGGAGTCCTGGCCATGGCCGACGAGCCCCGCGAGAAATCCGCGCAGGCCATCGGCGACCTGCGCGGCATGGGCGTGAAGCACGTGGTGATGCTCACCGGCGACCACCGCGTGGTGGGCGAGGCCATCGGGAGACGCCTGGGGGTGGACGAGGTGATGTCGGAGCTGCTGCCCGAAGACAAGGTGAACGCGGTGCGCGAACTGCGGCGCCGGCACGGGCTGGTGGGCATGGTGGGGGACGGCGTGAACGACGCCCCGGCCCTGGCCGCCGCCGACGTGGGCATCGCCATGGGCGGTCGCGGCACCGACGTGGCGCTGGAGACCGCGGACGTGGTGCTGATGTCCGATCGCATCGAGCGCCTGCCCGAACTGGTGGACCTGGGGCGGCGCGCGGGCCGCGTGGTGCGCCAGAACGTGCTGATCTCGGTGGGCGTGATGGCGGGGCTGGTGGGCCTCAACTTCCTCGGCTGGATGACGCTGCCCCTGGGCGTGGTGGGCCACGAGGGCTCCACGCTGCTGGTGGTGCTCAACGGCCTGCGGTTGCTGCGGGCCGGTGGCCCCGAGCGCCGGCCGGGCGGGTCCGAAGTCCCGGCGCACGCCGCGGGAGGACACGCGTGA